The genome window GAAGAGTGGTGGCTTGGCAATGCAGAGCGCACCGGCCCGCCGAATAGTACGCGGCCAGGCCCGGTTCCTTTATTTACCGGTAGGACTCCCGTTCGGTGATCATCAACCACGCTCCCTTCCTGTCATCGGCCCTTGCTGCCAGTCTTCGTCAATCCGTTCCCAGTCCGTATGGCGCGTTACGGTCACACCGTCTTCATCCTTGCCTACCCCACCCCCCAGAATTCCGGGTCATCGGAACGTGGCTGTTGTAACTTGGGCAGGTCGTTCATTCTCACCAGCACCGGTCGCTCCGATGCCCAACCGAGCAAGATCGCACTCTGTGACGGGAGCGACGGCAGCTCGCGAAGCAACCCTCTCAGGTTGTCCGGAACAAGACGATGGACCAGCTCCTGGTCGCGATCGTTGCTTATCCGGTGGAGGAGGAAGGTGTTGCACTGGGATAGCAACACCACGCCGACCTGTTGCCCTTCCTCGTCGAACGCTGCCACGCTGTTCGGCGAGGTCTTGTAGTTGCCGCGTTGCCACGCGTCTTTTCTCGCTGTAGACGAGGAGGTCGCGGTGCAACTGCCTGACGTGTTTTTGGTGAACGCGATGTCCTGCCACGATGAGAACGCCAGCTCCATGACTTCGGCGTAACCGGCCACCACTGCTCGTCACGCGTGCCGAACGACTTGATCTGCAGATTGGACAGCAGCCGCTCGACCTCGCGGTCCGAGAGCTTGCTGCCCTCGATGCGGGTGGATGAGCCGATGCTCTCGATGGTCGCGCCCCGCCGCAGCGCCGGTCTGGCGCCAGCGCACCGAGCGCGCGCCATGCGCCCTTGAACTCATCGATGCCAGCGATGAGACTCAGGATTTCGGGGGTGATCTCGGTTCAGGCGCAAGTTGCACGATAACGCGCGACCATCTGTCCGCCGGCCGCGCGCAACGCCTCACCACCCCGACTCCCGCTCCGGTGTCGCGCCAATCTGGTGGATGCTCAAGTCCGCACCCTTGAACTCCTCCTCCGGGTCGAGCCGAATGCCGACGGTTGCCCTGAGCACGCCGTAGACGATGAAGCCTCCCAGCAGCGCAATCACGATGCCGAGCAACGTGCCCATCACTTGCGCCCTCAAGCTCACGCCGCCGAGGCCACCCATCGCGGTCGCGCCGAAGAGCGCGGCAGCGATCCCGCCCCACGCCCCGCACAGTCCGTGCAGCGGCCACACGCCCAGCACATCGTCGATCTTCATCCGCTGCTGGGTCACGGGGAACATGACAACAAAGAGGGCGCCGGCGACCGCGCCGGTGACGAGACCGCCCACGGGATGCATCACATCGGAGCCGGCGCATACCGCCACCAACCCTGCGAGCGGTCCGTTATGGACGAATCCAGGGTCGTTCCGCCCGACGACGAGCGCCGCGAGCGTGCCGCCCGCCATGGCCATGAGCGAGTTCAACGCGACCAGCCCGCTGATTTTTTCGATGCTCTGAGCCGACATCACGTTGAACCCAAACCAGCCGACAGTCAGCACCCAGGCACCCAGAGCGAGAAAGGGGATGCTCGATGGTGGGTGCGCGACCATCGTCCCCTCGCGGGTGTAGCGGCCGCGCCGCGGACCCAGCAGCAGCACTGCCGCGAGGGCGAGCCAGCCGCCCATGGCGTGCACCACTACCGACCCCGCGAAATCGTGAAACTTAGTACCGAAC of Betaproteobacteria bacterium contains these proteins:
- a CDS encoding ammonium transporter, whose protein sequence is MENLKASTDVLFVLLGAIMVLAMHSGFAFLEVGTVREKNQVNALVKILADFAMSTVAYFFVGYLIAYGTGFLASASDLAQKSGFDLVRFFFLLTFAAAVPAIISGGIAERASFNPQIIATLLIVALVYPFFEGIAWNDRFGVQAWMEAEFGTKFHDFAGSVVVHAMGGWLALAAVLLLGPRRGRYTREGTMVAHPPSSIPFLALGAWVLTVGWFGFNVMSAQSIEKISGLVALNSLMAMAGGTLAALVVGRNDPGFVHNGPLAGLVAVCAGSDVMHPVGGLVTGAVAGALFVVMFPVTQQRMKIDDVLGVWPLHGLCGAWGGIAAALFGATAMGGLGGVSLRAQVMGTLLGIVIALLGGFIVYGVLRATVGIRLDPEEEFKGADLSIHQIGATPERESGW